Proteins from a genomic interval of Zingiber officinale cultivar Zhangliang chromosome 2A, Zo_v1.1, whole genome shotgun sequence:
- the LOC122042805 gene encoding transcription initiation factor TFIID subunit 15-like isoform X2, producing MANYSGRASSNGSVYVCKLPPGTDEAMLAEFFGTIGLLKKDKRTGRPKIWLYRDKATNEPKGDATITYEDPHAAMAAVEWFNNKDFHGSLIEVHIAESKSKEPIDNSYAQQPELGANASMEAEEQEDMNDSAGRGRGRGDALGKSWQQDGDWMCPNTSCSNVNFAFRGVCNRCGTARPSGAGGTGGGAGRGRGRGGGVDAGGRARPVGGPTGLFGPNDWPCPMCGNINWAKRTKCNICNTNKPGHNEGGVRGGRAGGYKELDEEEIEETKRRRREAEEDDGEMYDEFGNLKKKFRAKTQQAEAGQPAPGSGRAGWEVEEIDRHGAERTKDRHRERESNRNREREGSERERRRSRSREREREREKDRGRVSDRDYSYERGRGYGRERHRD from the exons ATGGCAAATTACTCAGGAAGAGCGTCTTCTAATGGCTCAGTCTATGTATGCAAATTGCCACCTGGAACTGATGAGGCTATGCTGGCTGAGTTTTTTGGCACTATAGGGTTGCTAAAG AAGGATAAAAGGACTGGTAGGCCAAAAATTTGGTTGTACCGGGACAAAGCTACCAATGAGCCTAAAGGTGATGCAACAATTACATATGAGGACCCACATGCAGCTATGGCTGCTGTTGAGTGGTTCAACAACAAGGACTTTCATGGATCCCTTATTGAGGTACACATTGCCGAGTCGAAATCCAAGGAGCCAATTGATAATTCCTATGCTCAACAACCTGAACTTGGAGCAAATGCGAGCATGGAAGCTGAGGAGCAGGAAGATATGAATGATAGTGCAGGTAGAGGTAGAGGTCGTGGCGATGCTTTGGGGAAGTCATGGCAGCAAGACGGAGACTGGATGTGTCCAAATACAAG TTGTTCCAATGTGAATTTTGCCTTCCGTGGTGTTTGCAACCGGTGTGGAACAGCTCGTCCTTCTGGTGCTGGTGGAACAGGTGGTGGTGCTGGTCGAGGGAGGGGACGAGGTGGTGGTGTTGATGCTGGGGGACGTGCCCGCCCTGTTGGTGGTCCCACAGGACTCTTTGGTCCCAATGATTGGCCTTGTCCAAT GTGTGGAAACATTAACTGGGCGAAACGCACAAAATGCAATATATGTAACACCAACAAGCCAGGACATAATGAGGGTGGTGTGAG AGGAGGGCGTGCTGGAGGTTACAAAGAACttgatgaagaagaaatagaggaAACAAAGCGACGGCGAAGAGAAGCTGAGGAG GATGATGGAGAAATGTATGATGAATTTGGCAATCTTAAGAAGAAATTTCGTGCTAAAACCCAGCAAGCTGAAGCTGGACAACCGGCTCCTGGATCTGGTCGTGCTGGTTGGGAGGTTGAGGAAATAG ATCGACATGGTGCTGAAAGAACCAAAGACCGGCACAGAGAGCGAGAGAGCAATAGAAACCGGGAAAGAGAAGGCTCTGAAAGAGAGAGACGCAGGAGCAGAAGCAGGGAAAGAGAGAGGGAGCGTGAGAAGGACAGAGGGAGAGTTTCCGACAGAGATTACAGCTATGAAAGAGGCCGTGGGTATGGTCGAGAACGGCACCGTGACTAG
- the LOC122042805 gene encoding transcription initiation factor TFIID subunit 15-like isoform X1, translating into MANYSGRASSNGSVYVCKLPPGTDEAMLAEFFGTIGLLKKDKRTGRPKIWLYRDKATNEPKGDATITYEDPHAAMAAVEWFNNKDFHGSLIEVHIAESKSKEPIDNSYAQQPELGANASMEAEEQEDMNDSAGRGRGRGDALGKSWQQDGDWMCPNTSCSNVNFAFRGVCNRCGTARPSGAGGTGGGAGRGRGRGGGVDAGGRARPVGGPTGLFGPNDWPCPMCGNINWAKRTKCNICNTNKPGHNEGGVRGGRAGGYKELDEEEIEETKRRRREAEEDDGEMYDEFGNLKKKFRAKTQQAEAGQPAPGSGRAGWEVEEIADRHGAERTKDRHRERESNRNREREGSERERRRSRSREREREREKDRGRVSDRDYSYERGRGYGRERHRD; encoded by the exons ATGGCAAATTACTCAGGAAGAGCGTCTTCTAATGGCTCAGTCTATGTATGCAAATTGCCACCTGGAACTGATGAGGCTATGCTGGCTGAGTTTTTTGGCACTATAGGGTTGCTAAAG AAGGATAAAAGGACTGGTAGGCCAAAAATTTGGTTGTACCGGGACAAAGCTACCAATGAGCCTAAAGGTGATGCAACAATTACATATGAGGACCCACATGCAGCTATGGCTGCTGTTGAGTGGTTCAACAACAAGGACTTTCATGGATCCCTTATTGAGGTACACATTGCCGAGTCGAAATCCAAGGAGCCAATTGATAATTCCTATGCTCAACAACCTGAACTTGGAGCAAATGCGAGCATGGAAGCTGAGGAGCAGGAAGATATGAATGATAGTGCAGGTAGAGGTAGAGGTCGTGGCGATGCTTTGGGGAAGTCATGGCAGCAAGACGGAGACTGGATGTGTCCAAATACAAG TTGTTCCAATGTGAATTTTGCCTTCCGTGGTGTTTGCAACCGGTGTGGAACAGCTCGTCCTTCTGGTGCTGGTGGAACAGGTGGTGGTGCTGGTCGAGGGAGGGGACGAGGTGGTGGTGTTGATGCTGGGGGACGTGCCCGCCCTGTTGGTGGTCCCACAGGACTCTTTGGTCCCAATGATTGGCCTTGTCCAAT GTGTGGAAACATTAACTGGGCGAAACGCACAAAATGCAATATATGTAACACCAACAAGCCAGGACATAATGAGGGTGGTGTGAG AGGAGGGCGTGCTGGAGGTTACAAAGAACttgatgaagaagaaatagaggaAACAAAGCGACGGCGAAGAGAAGCTGAGGAG GATGATGGAGAAATGTATGATGAATTTGGCAATCTTAAGAAGAAATTTCGTGCTAAAACCCAGCAAGCTGAAGCTGGACAACCGGCTCCTGGATCTGGTCGTGCTGGTTGGGAGGTTGAGGAAATAG CAGATCGACATGGTGCTGAAAGAACCAAAGACCGGCACAGAGAGCGAGAGAGCAATAGAAACCGGGAAAGAGAAGGCTCTGAAAGAGAGAGACGCAGGAGCAGAAGCAGGGAAAGAGAGAGGGAGCGTGAGAAGGACAGAGGGAGAGTTTCCGACAGAGATTACAGCTATGAAAGAGGCCGTGGGTATGGTCGAGAACGGCACCGTGACTAG
- the LOC122042805 gene encoding transcription initiation factor TFIID subunit 15-like isoform X3, with protein MGFNQKDKRTGRPKIWLYRDKATNEPKGDATITYEDPHAAMAAVEWFNNKDFHGSLIEVHIAESKSKEPIDNSYAQQPELGANASMEAEEQEDMNDSAGRGRGRGDALGKSWQQDGDWMCPNTSCSNVNFAFRGVCNRCGTARPSGAGGTGGGAGRGRGRGGGVDAGGRARPVGGPTGLFGPNDWPCPMCGNINWAKRTKCNICNTNKPGHNEGGVRGGRAGGYKELDEEEIEETKRRRREAEEDDGEMYDEFGNLKKKFRAKTQQAEAGQPAPGSGRAGWEVEEIADRHGAERTKDRHRERESNRNREREGSERERRRSRSREREREREKDRGRVSDRDYSYERGRGYGRERHRD; from the exons ATGGGGTTTAACCAG AAGGATAAAAGGACTGGTAGGCCAAAAATTTGGTTGTACCGGGACAAAGCTACCAATGAGCCTAAAGGTGATGCAACAATTACATATGAGGACCCACATGCAGCTATGGCTGCTGTTGAGTGGTTCAACAACAAGGACTTTCATGGATCCCTTATTGAGGTACACATTGCCGAGTCGAAATCCAAGGAGCCAATTGATAATTCCTATGCTCAACAACCTGAACTTGGAGCAAATGCGAGCATGGAAGCTGAGGAGCAGGAAGATATGAATGATAGTGCAGGTAGAGGTAGAGGTCGTGGCGATGCTTTGGGGAAGTCATGGCAGCAAGACGGAGACTGGATGTGTCCAAATACAAG TTGTTCCAATGTGAATTTTGCCTTCCGTGGTGTTTGCAACCGGTGTGGAACAGCTCGTCCTTCTGGTGCTGGTGGAACAGGTGGTGGTGCTGGTCGAGGGAGGGGACGAGGTGGTGGTGTTGATGCTGGGGGACGTGCCCGCCCTGTTGGTGGTCCCACAGGACTCTTTGGTCCCAATGATTGGCCTTGTCCAAT GTGTGGAAACATTAACTGGGCGAAACGCACAAAATGCAATATATGTAACACCAACAAGCCAGGACATAATGAGGGTGGTGTGAG AGGAGGGCGTGCTGGAGGTTACAAAGAACttgatgaagaagaaatagaggaAACAAAGCGACGGCGAAGAGAAGCTGAGGAG GATGATGGAGAAATGTATGATGAATTTGGCAATCTTAAGAAGAAATTTCGTGCTAAAACCCAGCAAGCTGAAGCTGGACAACCGGCTCCTGGATCTGGTCGTGCTGGTTGGGAGGTTGAGGAAATAG CAGATCGACATGGTGCTGAAAGAACCAAAGACCGGCACAGAGAGCGAGAGAGCAATAGAAACCGGGAAAGAGAAGGCTCTGAAAGAGAGAGACGCAGGAGCAGAAGCAGGGAAAGAGAGAGGGAGCGTGAGAAGGACAGAGGGAGAGTTTCCGACAGAGATTACAGCTATGAAAGAGGCCGTGGGTATGGTCGAGAACGGCACCGTGACTAG